A single Mixta calida DNA region contains:
- a CDS encoding HlyD family secretion protein, whose translation MSQQEESKAAERERTNKRRILSVAVGSGIVIVGVLIILYAWQLWPFTSAVQSTENAYVRGQVTFISPQVSGYITAVNVQDLQPVRKGDVLMTIDDRIYRQRVEQAKAQLAMKQAALANNQQQRRSAEAVIARNQAALENAKAQAVKSGFDLKRVENLVSDGSLSIRERDAARAANSQAVTAVQQAKATVDVSRQDLQTVIVNRASLEADVANAEAALRLAQIDLDNTRIIAPEDGQLGQISVRRGAYVSAGTRLTSLVPGQKWVIANMKETQMANVRPGLPVTFTVDALNGATFHGVVEYISPAAGSEFSAISPDNATGNFVKIAQRIPVRIKINGEEQTRLRPGMSVQVSIDTSAAPVEAQP comes from the coding sequence ATGAGTCAGCAGGAAGAAAGTAAAGCCGCAGAGCGCGAGCGCACCAATAAACGCCGCATTCTTTCTGTCGCCGTCGGCAGCGGCATCGTGATCGTCGGCGTCCTGATTATCCTTTACGCCTGGCAGCTCTGGCCGTTCACCAGCGCGGTGCAGAGCACGGAAAACGCCTATGTGCGCGGGCAGGTCACCTTTATCAGCCCGCAGGTCAGCGGCTATATCACCGCGGTCAACGTTCAGGACCTGCAACCGGTACGCAAAGGCGACGTGCTGATGACCATCGACGACCGCATCTACCGGCAGCGCGTCGAGCAGGCGAAAGCGCAGCTGGCGATGAAGCAGGCGGCGTTAGCCAACAATCAGCAGCAGCGTCGCAGCGCTGAGGCGGTGATAGCCCGCAACCAGGCCGCGCTGGAGAACGCAAAGGCGCAGGCGGTAAAAAGCGGCTTCGACCTGAAACGTGTAGAGAATCTGGTGTCGGACGGCTCCCTGTCGATCCGTGAACGCGACGCGGCGCGCGCCGCCAACAGCCAGGCGGTGACCGCCGTGCAGCAGGCGAAAGCGACGGTGGATGTTTCACGTCAGGATCTGCAAACGGTGATTGTGAACCGCGCCTCGCTGGAGGCGGACGTCGCCAACGCCGAAGCGGCTCTGCGGCTGGCGCAGATCGATCTGGATAACACGCGCATCATTGCGCCGGAAGATGGACAGCTGGGGCAGATTTCGGTACGGCGCGGCGCTTACGTCTCAGCCGGAACGCGTCTGACCTCGCTGGTGCCGGGCCAGAAATGGGTGATCGCCAATATGAAAGAGACGCAGATGGCCAACGTGCGTCCCGGCCTGCCGGTCACCTTTACTGTCGATGCGTTGAACGGCGCGACGTTCCACGGCGTGGTGGAGTATATTTCTCCGGCGGCGGGATCGGAGTTCAGTGCCATCTCGCCCGATAACGCCACCGGCAACTTTGTCAAAATCGCCCAGCGCATTCCGGTGCGCATCAAAATCAACGGTGAGGAACAGACGCGCCTGCGTCCCGGCATGTCGGTGCAGGTCAGCATTGACACTTCCGCCGCGCCGGTGGAGGCGCAGCCATGA
- a CDS encoding MFS transporter — MAKSNPYAPRQWQPHEKPMLPGSPSTPLHPAHKRIAFGLVGLLITLTGALSNALVTANLTNLQGTFGAYSNEIAWLPAVYVMGNISINLLLVKFRQQFGLRIFTEAFLLLYVLVAFFHLFVNDLSSAIIVRAAHGMVAAALSSLGIYYQVQAWPAKHRLKALAIGIGGSQLAIPLARLFSSELLQLEEWRGLYLFELGLAVVALGCVLILKLPPSDRSKVFEKMDFVTFILMAPGMALLCGVLSLGRIEWWFTTPWLGICLALSLLLIVSAIVLEHNRANPLINTRWLSSGAIVRLGIVMIMMRVVLAEQNTGAIGFLQQVGLINDQLHGLALAIVSGVALGIAASALTLKPAHFSWPIVISLLIMMVASLMDAHANPLTRPHDMYLSQFLLGFSSSFFMAPAMLLGIGSVVAQPKNLVSFVVLFGMSQNLGGLIGSAMLGTFQIWREKYHSSLLGDQLSLLDPNVTDRLSQYSSLFGSQLNDATLLSAQAVAQLQSVATLQANVLAWNDTYLLTAGMAFCTLAWVLWRLMRQRILTRRQQRRDAAAAAQPVTATSESMEKQ, encoded by the coding sequence GTGGCGAAATCAAATCCCTACGCGCCGCGACAGTGGCAGCCGCATGAAAAGCCGATGCTGCCCGGCTCGCCTTCGACGCCGCTTCACCCCGCTCATAAGCGCATCGCCTTCGGGCTGGTGGGGCTGCTGATTACGTTGACCGGTGCGCTCAGTAACGCGCTGGTAACCGCGAACCTGACCAACCTGCAGGGCACCTTTGGCGCTTATTCCAACGAGATCGCCTGGTTGCCCGCCGTCTATGTAATGGGCAACATTTCTATCAACCTCTTACTGGTAAAGTTTCGCCAGCAGTTTGGCCTGCGCATTTTTACGGAAGCCTTTTTGCTGCTCTACGTGCTGGTGGCTTTCTTTCACCTGTTCGTTAACGATCTCAGTTCAGCGATCATTGTGCGCGCCGCGCACGGTATGGTGGCGGCCGCGCTCAGTTCGCTGGGCATTTATTATCAGGTGCAGGCATGGCCGGCGAAGCACCGCCTTAAGGCGCTGGCGATCGGCATCGGTGGTTCGCAGCTGGCGATACCGCTGGCGCGGCTGTTTTCGTCAGAGCTGTTGCAGCTCGAAGAGTGGCGTGGCCTCTATCTGTTTGAGCTGGGGCTGGCGGTGGTGGCGCTGGGCTGCGTGTTGATTTTGAAATTGCCGCCCAGCGACCGCAGCAAAGTTTTCGAAAAGATGGATTTCGTCACCTTTATTCTGATGGCGCCGGGCATGGCGCTGCTCTGCGGCGTGCTGTCGCTGGGGCGCATCGAGTGGTGGTTCACCACGCCCTGGCTCGGCATCTGCCTGGCGCTGTCATTGCTGTTGATCGTCAGCGCCATCGTACTGGAGCACAACCGCGCCAATCCGCTGATCAATACGCGCTGGCTGAGCAGCGGCGCGATCGTCAGGCTCGGCATCGTAATGATCATGATGCGCGTGGTGCTGGCGGAGCAGAATACCGGCGCCATCGGCTTTTTACAGCAGGTGGGCCTGATCAACGATCAGCTGCATGGCCTGGCGCTGGCGATCGTCAGCGGCGTGGCGCTGGGCATCGCCGCCAGCGCATTGACCCTGAAGCCCGCGCACTTCAGCTGGCCGATCGTTATCTCGCTGCTGATTATGATGGTCGCGTCGCTGATGGATGCGCACGCCAATCCGTTGACCCGTCCGCATGATATGTACCTTAGCCAGTTTCTGCTGGGCTTCAGCAGCTCGTTCTTTATGGCGCCCGCCATGCTGTTGGGCATCGGCAGCGTCGTCGCGCAGCCGAAAAACCTGGTGAGCTTCGTGGTGCTGTTCGGAATGAGCCAGAACCTGGGCGGCCTGATCGGTTCGGCGATGCTGGGCACCTTTCAGATTTGGCGCGAAAAATATCACTCCAGCCTGCTGGGCGATCAACTTTCGCTGCTCGATCCCAACGTCACCGATCGCCTGAGCCAGTACAGCAGCCTGTTCGGCAGCCAGCTGAACGACGCCACGCTGCTCAGCGCGCAGGCGGTCGCTCAGCTGCAAAGCGTCGCCACGCTGCAGGCGAACGTGCTGGCCTGGAACGATACCTATTTACTGACCGCAGGGATGGCGTTTTGCACGCTGGCGTGGGTGCTCTGGCGCCTGATGCGTCAGCGCATCCTCACCCGGCGCCAGCAGCGACGCGACGCCGCCGCCGCGGCGCAACCTGTTACGGCAACCTCTGAAAGCATGGAGAAACAATGA